Proteins encoded within one genomic window of Spodoptera frugiperda isolate SF20-4 chromosome 7, AGI-APGP_CSIRO_Sfru_2.0, whole genome shotgun sequence:
- the LOC118266282 gene encoding ATP-dependent (S)-NAD(P)H-hydrate dehydratase has protein sequence MKLNFLFVVFELIFIISCDEIEDRCNFLDSKLQPNTFRLLSKAIVPDKIGKVKGDAGKIGVIGGSIEYTGAPYFSAITSLKVGGDLAYVITTESAAYVIKTYSPDLIVYPYLSPKYASKISSLLPKMDVVVIGPGLGREPDTIQLISDVIEDCRRLKKPLVIDADGLFAISKNTSLIKDYPCPGVIMTPNLREANRLMEAVSKNDSNWYNYWGNCVAVLVKGDKDQFYTNMTSYSWTATGGGSSRRVGGQGDILSGALGTFYHWALNKELCEHESRTQLAQSVAAYAAAKITRMSNYKAYLIYGQSTLASDMINQIHSAFESTFSLGSTSSSVSDCNNVNANTTYY, from the exons ATGaaacttaattttctttttgtagtatttgaattaatatttataataagctGTGATGAAATTGAAGACCGATGCAATTTCTTAGACAGTAAGCTTCAACCAAATACTTTTAGACTTCTCAGTAAAGCAATTGTTCCTGACAAAATTGGAAAAGTTAAAGGAGATGCGGGCAAAATAGGAGTAATTGGTGGTTCCATAGAGTATACAGGAGCACCGTATTTCTCAGCAATCACGTCATTAAAG GTTGGAGGAGACTTAGCTTATGTTATAACAACGGAGAGTGCTGCATATGTTATAAAGACTTATAGTCCAGATCTCATAGTATACCCTTATTTGAGCCCTAAATATGCATCAAAAATCAGCTCACTTTTACCCAAAATGGATGTCGTCGTCATCGGACCTGGATTAGGTAGAGAACCCGACACAATACAGTTAATTTCTGATGTTATTGAAGATTGTAGAAGACTGAAAAAACCCCTAGTTATTGATGCAGATGGTCTTTTTGCTATATCCAAAAACACATCTTTAATCAAAGATTATCCATGTCCTGGAGTGATCATGACACCAAACCTACGAGAGGCGAACAGACTAATGGAAGCTGTTTCTAAAAACGATAGTAACTGGTACAATTATTGGGGAAACTGCGTAGCTGTATTGGTTAAAGGTGATAAAGATCAGTTCTACACAAATATGACATCCTACAGCTGGACAGCCACGGGTGGAGGTTCATCGCGTCGAGTTGGAGGACAAGGTGATATACTATCTGGAGCTCTGGGCACATTTTACCATTGGGCTTTGAACAAAGAACTCTGTGAACATGAAAGCCGTACGCAACTCGCACAAAGTGTTGCTGCGTATGCAGCAGCAAAAATCACTAGAATGAGTAACTATAAAGCCTACTTAATTTACGGACAATCGACGTTGGCATCAGATATGATTAATCAAATTCATTCGGCTTTTGAGTCAACTTTTTCATTGGGATCAACATCAAGTTCTGTTTCTGATTGCAATAATGTGAATGCGAATACCACATACTATTAA